One Algihabitans albus genomic window, TATGGTTGTGCTCTTCGTCTGGAGGACACCAGATACACTCGGTTGGGTTGTAATGATCGCGACCGGCGGCCTCGGTGCGGTAAGCCAGTTCTGCCTCATCAAGGCTTTTCAAGCGGCCCCTGCCTCGACCGTGACACCCTTCGGCTACTCGGCGATTCTTTGGGCGACTCTCTACGGTTGGCTCCTGTTTGGCGACCTGCCCGACTCCTGGACCTTGATCGGGGCCGCGATCATCGTCGCCAGCGGTCTCTATGTCTGGCACCGCGAGCATCGACGGGCGGCAAGCAGCCGATAACACCGGAGGCGTGTAGAGCCACCTTGCTTTCCCGCTTGACCACCCGATATATCGGCTGCGGGATCAGCCGGGATCAACGGACCTTGACTGTGATTGCGTTCCGGCGTCCGACAAGTGAGTGTAGAATTACCATGCTGACCGAGCGTAAAGTGACTTCACTTGGAAGGGAGGCGGCACCGGCCGTCGGTGCCGACAGAGCCGTGGACCAGATGGTGGCGAAAGCCAGAGCCCTGGGCGAGATGGAAGACGGGGCCGAGCGTGCGGCGGAGTTCCTCAAGGCACTCTCCAACAGGCACCGTCTGATCGTGCTCTGCCTCTTGGCCGAGCGCGAGCGGACGGTCGGCGAGCTGGAAGACATCCTGATGATCCGCCAGCCCACGCTGTCGCAACAGCTTGCACGGCTACGCGCCGAAGCCCTGGTCGAGACCCGGCGCGACGGCAAGCGCATCTACTACCGGCTGGCCAGCGATGAGACCCGCAAGGTGATCGAACTGCTCTACGGAATGTTCTGCAGTCCCGAGGCGAAATCCGCGAGCGCCTGAGCGGCATCGCCCCAGGGCAGTGGGGATTTCGCCGCGCCCAGCCGTCGGCTCCGTCTCCAAGGACCGGCCCCAAAAAATGAACCGGCCCCAAAAGAAAACGCGCTGTCCCGGGATCTCGACCCGAGGGATCAGCGCGTTTCTCGATTGAGGGGTCTCGAGCGAGCCTCGCTTGCGCGCGGCGGCTGGGACCGGAACCGGCTGTCTAGCTACTCGGACAGGGTCTTGAGGTAGGCGATCACGTCCGTGACCTCCTGCTCGTTGCGGAGCTGAAAGGCCATCCGGCTGCCCTGAATGACCTCGCGAGGGTTGGCCAGGTAAGGCGCCAGGGTTTCGGCATTCCAGACGAAATCGGCTTCTTTCAGGCCGTTGGAGTAGCGCGGGGCGAAAGCCTCGTTGCCGCCTGCTTGGCTGCCGTAGATGCCCCACAGGTTCGGACCGACGCGTGCCGCGCCACCTTCATCGACCGTGTGGCAGGCCGCGCATTTGCGGAAGACCTGCTCGCCGGCGGCCGGATCGCCTTCGGCCAAGGCTGGGCCGGCGAAGGACAGGACGGCGGCCGTGGCGGCCAGGGCTGCAAGGGACTTGGTAAATCGCATAACTCTCCCATTCCTCCTTTTATTGCGTGCCGAGCGGTGTGGCATGCCTTGGACTCTGTAACTGTACGGTACTCTTGCGAGTTCCATCGCTTCAGGGGAAGGGAAAACTGTCGGCCCCGCCCGGCTTGGCACGCGACCAATGGGCGCAAGCCACGGCTTGGTGTAAGCCATCGCCTTGCGCAGTTATCCCGACCCGCTGTTCGCCGGAATACCCTATTCGATCGCCGTTTGGCCGCCGTCGTCCGGCGTGACGTCGAGGACCCGTGCCTTGCCGGTGATCTCCACGGAGTCTCTGCAGTTTTCCATGCAGGGCTCGTAACGCTCGAACTCCGGCCCCTCCATCAGGAAGAAGCCGCCCGCGTTGGGCATTTCGATATCGGCGAGGTTGCTCTGGTCGATCATCTGATCGTACTCGACGATTTCGTTGAGGTAGAGCACGTAGGCCGTCACCGCATAGGTGTCGTCGATGCCGAGCGACTGCGCGTTGCCGAAGGGCATGGCGCGATAGATGTAGTCCCAGACCGTGGAGGCGTAGGGCCAGTAACTGCCGACGGTCTTCTCCGGCCGTTCCGCCGTCAGCGAGTCGAACCCGCCCATCAGGACCGGATAGCGTCCCATGCCCTCGCCGAAGTCGCCGTGGCAGAAAGCGCATTGCTCGGCATAGATCGTCTCGCCCGCCTCGGCCGACCCGCTGCCGGGCGGCAGGCCTTGACCATCCGGGCGAATGTCGATGTCCCAGGCGGCGATTTGCTCCGGCGTCGCCGGCGTGCCCAGCCCGAAGAGAGGAGGATCCTCTGCGAAAGCGCCGGCGCCGGCCAGAAGGATCGTTGCGGCTGCCGCTGCCGCCAGCGGGCGCTTAACCGAGACGGACATTGTCGACAGCTCCGTTGGCGTTCACCAGCCAGGTCTGAACCGAGTTGTTGTGATAGATCGAGTTGACGCCGCGCGCCTCCTGCAGCGCCGCCATCTGCGGCTGGACGTAGCCGGTCTCGTCGATCGCACGGCTTTGCAGCAAGGCGTCCTTGCCGCTCCAGGACCAGGGCAGCGAGAAAAAGGTCAGCGACTTGGACAGCACCGGCTCGTGCAGCCGCGCCGGCTGCCAGTTGATGCCGCCGTCGGTGGAGACGTCGACCCGCTGGATCCGGCCGTGGCCCGACCAGGCGAGTCCCTTGATCACCTGGGGCCCCTCGCTCAACATCGGCTTTTCGGGGCTGGGGCTGGTGATCACCGACTTGGCGTCCATCGTCCAGGTGAACTTGCGCGCTGTCCCGTCGGGCAGCAGGTCGGTGTACTTGGAGGTCTCCTCCCGGTGGTACCAGGGCTGGTCGCCGATCTCGATACGGCGCAGCCACTTGACCCACATGTTGCCTTCCCAGCCGGGCACCACCAGCCGGATCGGATAGCCCTGTTCGGCGCGCAGACGCTCGCCATTCTGGGAGTAGGCGACGAGGCAGTCGTCGAGCGCCTTTTCCAGAGGGATCGAGCGGGTCATGCCGGAGGAGTCGGCGCCCTCCACCAGGATCCATTTGCCGCTGGTCTTGACGCCGGCTTCGTTCAGCAGGGTCTTCAGCGGCACCCCGGTGTAGTAGACGCAGTGGATCATCCCGTGGGTGTACTGCACGCCGTTCAACTGGGCGCCGCGCCATTCCATGCCCGAGTTGGCTGCGCACTCCAGGAAGTGGAACCGGGATTCCGGCGGAAAGCGCAGGAGGTCCTGGTAGGTGAAGATCAGCGGCCGGTCGACCAGCCCGTTGATCATCAGGCGATAGTCTTCCGGCGGGATCACCGCCATGCCGCCGTGATGCCGTTCGAAGCAGAGGCCATTGGGCGTCACGAAGCCGTCCATCTCGTGGATCGGAGTGAAATTGACCGAGGATTCGGAGGTCGCCGTCAGCCACTCGACGCTACGGCGGACCACATGGGATTCGAACTCCACCGGCGAGCCGTAGGGATTGGCATCGACCCCGACGCCGAGGTAGCGCGACCAGTCGGGAATGTTCGGCGGCAGATTGTCGGGATTGCTCGCCAAGGCCTTGCCGCCGCCGGCGAACAGGCTGCCGGTCCCGGCTGCAATGCCGGCTGCCGCCGTTCCGGTCAGGAACCGGCGGCGGTCGGGCGAAAGCGGCGGGCTCTCGGTTTGAGCGGGTCCGGCTCCATGCAGTCCGGAGCCGCGGGACCCGGATCGATCCGGCGCGGGCGCGCGTCCGCGTGTCGTCTTGTCGGTCATGGGCGTCTCAACTCCCCAGGTCTGTCGCCGGCGCAACGGCTCTGGTGACCGTCTGTCCCGCGGCGAAATCTCTTTGCAACCCTACCCAGCGCACACATTATATCAAGAGTGAATATGTTTGTATTCGCTGGAGCCGGCCGATCCCGGACTGGAGCGGCGCGCGGCCTGGTGTGTGTGGTGTGGCCTAGAGGGGCGGCGCTCAGGTGGCCGGCTGGCGCCGCAGGAAGCTGCGGAAATCTTCCTCCTCGTAGGCTTTCTCGCGCACGAAGCGGAACATCGCCAGGAAGTGCGGTGGCTTGAAGT contains:
- a CDS encoding ArsR/SmtB family transcription factor, which encodes MTSLGREAAPAVGADRAVDQMVAKARALGEMEDGAERAAEFLKALSNRHRLIVLCLLAERERTVGELEDILMIRQPTLSQQLARLRAEALVETRRDGKRIYYRLASDETRKVIELLYGMFCSPEAKSASA
- a CDS encoding c-type cytochrome — translated: MRFTKSLAALAATAAVLSFAGPALAEGDPAAGEQVFRKCAACHTVDEGGAARVGPNLWGIYGSQAGGNEAFAPRYSNGLKEADFVWNAETLAPYLANPREVIQGSRMAFQLRNEQEVTDVIAYLKTLSE
- a CDS encoding c-type cytochrome, which produces MSVSVKRPLAAAAAATILLAGAGAFAEDPPLFGLGTPATPEQIAAWDIDIRPDGQGLPPGSGSAEAGETIYAEQCAFCHGDFGEGMGRYPVLMGGFDSLTAERPEKTVGSYWPYASTVWDYIYRAMPFGNAQSLGIDDTYAVTAYVLYLNEIVEYDQMIDQSNLADIEMPNAGGFFLMEGPEFERYEPCMENCRDSVEITGKARVLDVTPDDGGQTAIE
- the soxC gene encoding sulfite dehydrogenase; translated protein: MTDKTTRGRAPAPDRSGSRGSGLHGAGPAQTESPPLSPDRRRFLTGTAAAGIAAGTGSLFAGGGKALASNPDNLPPNIPDWSRYLGVGVDANPYGSPVEFESHVVRRSVEWLTATSESSVNFTPIHEMDGFVTPNGLCFERHHGGMAVIPPEDYRLMINGLVDRPLIFTYQDLLRFPPESRFHFLECAANSGMEWRGAQLNGVQYTHGMIHCVYYTGVPLKTLLNEAGVKTSGKWILVEGADSSGMTRSIPLEKALDDCLVAYSQNGERLRAEQGYPIRLVVPGWEGNMWVKWLRRIEIGDQPWYHREETSKYTDLLPDGTARKFTWTMDAKSVITSPSPEKPMLSEGPQVIKGLAWSGHGRIQRVDVSTDGGINWQPARLHEPVLSKSLTFFSLPWSWSGKDALLQSRAIDETGYVQPQMAALQEARGVNSIYHNNSVQTWLVNANGAVDNVRLG